A single Capra hircus breed San Clemente chromosome 13, ASM170441v1, whole genome shotgun sequence DNA region contains:
- the SLC17A9 gene encoding solute carrier family 17 member 9 — MQPSPDETRRDAAEDTQWSRPECQVWTGTLLLGTCLLYCARVSMPVCAASMSQDFGWNKKEAGVVLSSFFWGYCLTQVVGGHLGDRIGGEKVILLSASAWGFITVATPLLAHLGSAHLAFMTFSRILTGLLQGVYFPALTSLLSQKVRESERAFTYSTVGAGSQFGTLVTGAVGSLLLDWYGWPSVFYFSGGLTLLWVGYVYRCLLSERDLILALGILAQGLPVSRHTKVPWRQLFRKPSVWAAIVSQLSAACSFFILLSWLPTFFKETFPSSKGWVFNVVPWLVAIPASLLSGLLSDHLINQGYRTITVRKFMQVMGLGLSSVFALCLGHTSSFCNSVVFASASIGLQTFNHSGISVNIQDLAPSCAGFLFGVANTAGALAGVVGVCLGGYLIETTGSWTSVFNLVAAISSLGLCTFLVFGKAQRVDLSPAHEDL; from the exons ATGCAGCCGTCCCCGGACGAGACCCGCAGGGACGCGGCGGAGGACACCCAGTGGTCCAG gccCGAGTGCCAGGTATGGACAGGGACACTGCTGCTGGGCACATGCCTGCTCTACTGCGCCCGCGTCAGCATGCCTGTCTGCGCCGCCTCCATGAGCCAGGACTTCGGCTGGAACAAGAAAGAGGCCGGCGTCGTGCTCAGCAGCTTCTTCTGGGGCTATTGCCTGACTCAGGTGGTGGGCGGCCACCTGGGGGACCG GATCGGCGGCGAGAAGGTCATCCTACTCTCGGCTTCTGCCTGGGGCTTCATCACCGTGGCCACTCCCCTGCTCGCACACCTTGGCAGCGCCCATCTGGCCTTCATGACCTTCTCTCGCATCCTCACCGGCTTGCTCCAAG GGGTTTACTTCCCTGCGCTGACCAGCCTGCTGTCCCAGAAGGTGCGGGAGAGTGAGCGAGCCTTCACCTACAGCACCGTGGGGGCCGGCTCCCAGTTCGG GACGCTGGTGACCGGGGCTGTGGGCTCCCTGCTCCTGGACTGGTATGGCTGGCCAAGCGTCTTCTACTTTTCGGGCGGGCTCACCCTGCTGTGGGTGGGTTACGTGTACAGGTGTCTCCTAAGTGAGAGAG ATCTCATCCTGGCCCTGGGCATCCTGGCACAAGGCCTGCCCGTGTCCAGACACACCAAGGTGCCCTGGAGACAGCTCTTCCGAAAGCCTTCTGTCTG GGCAGCCATCGTCTCCCAGCTCTCAGCGGCCTGCTCCTTCTTCATCCTCCTCTCCTGGCTGCCAACCTTCTTCAAGGAGACCTTCCCCAGCTCCAAG ggctgGGTCTTCAACGTGGTGCCCTGGCTGGTGGCCATTCCCGCCAGTCTGCTCAGCGGGCTTCTCTCCGACCATCTCATCAATCAGG GTTACAGGACCATCACCGTTCGGAAGTTCATGCAG GTGATGGGCCTTGGCCTGTCCAGTGTTTTTGCCCTGTGTCTGGGCCACACGTCGAGCTTTTGTAACTCTGTGGTGTTTGCGTCAGCCTCCATTGGCCTCCAGACCTTCAACCACAG TGGCATTTCTGTTAATATCCAGGATCTGGCCCCTTCCTGTGCCGGCTTTCTGTTTG GCGTGGCCAACACAGCCGGGGCCTTGGCAG GTGTAGTGGGCGTGTGCCTGGGCGGCTACCTCATCGAGACCACGGGCTCCTGGACATCTGTGTTCAACCTAGTGGCCGCCATCAGCAGCTTGGGGCTGTGCACCTTCCTTGTGTTTGGGAAGGCCCAGCGGGTGGACCTGAGCCCCGCCCATGAGGACCTCTAG
- the GID8 gene encoding glucose-induced degradation protein 8 homolog gives MSYTEKPDEITKDEWMEKLNNLHVQRADMNRLIMNYLVTEGFKEAAEKFRMESGIEPSVDLETLDERIKIREMILKGQIQEAIALINSLHPELLDTNRYLYFHLQQQHLIELIRQRETEAALEFAQTQLAEQGEESRECLTEMERTLALLAFDNPEDSPFGDLLNMMQRQKVWSEVNQAVLDYENRESTPKLAKLLKLLLWAQNELDQKKVKYPKMTDLSKGVIEEPK, from the exons ATGAGTTACACAGAAAAACCCGATGAAATCACAAAGGATGAGTGGATGGAAAAGCTCAATAACTTACATGTCCAACGAGCAGACATGAACCGTCTCATCATGAACTACTTGGTCACAG aggGCTTTAAGGAGGCAGCGGAGAAGTTTCGAATGGaatctgggattgaacccagtgttGATCTAGAAACACTTGATGAGCGAATCAAAATCCGCGAGATGATACTGAAAGGCCAGATTCAGGAGGCCATTGCGCTCATTAACAGCCTCCACCCAGAGCTGCTGGACACAAACCGCTATCTCTACTTCCATCTGCAA CAACAACACCTGATCGAGCTGATCCGCCAGCGGGAGACAGAGGCAGCGCTGGAGTTTGCACAGACCCAGCTGGCTGAGCAGGGTGAGGAAAGCCGCGAGTGTCTGACCGAGATGGAGCGCACACTGGCCCTGCTGGCCTTTGACAACCCTGAGGACTCACCCTTCGGAGACCTGCTCAACATGATGCAGAGGCAGAAG GTGTGGAGTGAAGTAAACCAAGCTGTCCTAGATTACGAGAATCGTGAGTCAACACCCAAGCTGGCAAAGTTGCTGAAATTACTCCTTTGGGCTCAGAATGAGCTGGACCAGAAGAAAGTAAAATACCCTAAAATGACAGACCTCAGCAAAGGCGTGATTGAGGAGCCCAAGTAG